A genomic segment from Lagenorhynchus albirostris chromosome X, mLagAlb1.1, whole genome shotgun sequence encodes:
- the LOC132513781 gene encoding small integral membrane protein 10-like protein 2A → MAASAALSAAAAAAAMSGLAVRLSRSAAARGSYGAFCKGLTRTLITFFDLAWRLRMNFPYFYIVASVMLNVRLQVRIE, encoded by the coding sequence ATGGCAGCGTCGGCGGCCCTgtctgcggcggcggcggcggctgccaTGTCGGGCCTGGCGGTGCGGCTGTCTCGCTCAGCTGCGGCCCGCGGCTCGTACGGCGCCTTCTGCAAGGGGCTCACGCGCACGCTGATCACCTTCTTCGACCTGGCCTGGCGGCTGCGCATGAACTTCCCCTACTTCTACATCGTGGCCTCGGTGATGCTCAACGTCCGCCTGCAGGTGCGGATCGAGTGA